A region from the Candidatus Hydrogenedentota bacterium genome encodes:
- a CDS encoding M24 family metallopeptidase: MTTPTLFDTRIRLVQHLLKQRGWDGILINRADNFAMATGGKRNYVSTHCDVGACGIFVPAGAPPHYAGNAIEMTRIMDEELSSPACYASPFRWFDESAADWCRERFAGNLVSDDGTLGPNVHGELAPLRSMLLPEECEQYRELGRLAADAMEATLASIEVGTSENDISARLIYEGQRRGCQVPVSLVAADERITRYRHPLPTLPGTVHERNVKRYVMVVAGMIRGGLSVSLTRFKQVDTLDPAITDAFARICAVDACMQEATMPGRTLGDVFVACQDAYRRFGFVENEWHNHHQGGSTGFAGRTCKATPGEIFPCLDANWAEDFRKGADLDVPVATAFAWNPSAPGVKSEDTFLLHEDGRKEILSSTPGLPRVDLEGILGRPTAVVKSGIG; encoded by the coding sequence ATGACCACACCCACCCTGTTCGACACCCGAATTCGCCTGGTCCAGCATCTGCTGAAGCAGCGCGGCTGGGATGGCATTTTGATCAACCGCGCGGACAACTTCGCCATGGCCACGGGGGGGAAGCGCAATTACGTGTCGACCCACTGCGATGTGGGAGCCTGCGGCATATTCGTACCCGCCGGAGCCCCCCCCCACTACGCGGGCAACGCGATCGAAATGACGCGGATCATGGATGAGGAGTTGAGCAGCCCGGCGTGTTATGCGTCGCCCTTTCGCTGGTTCGACGAGAGCGCGGCGGACTGGTGCCGGGAACGCTTTGCGGGCAATCTGGTTTCGGATGATGGCACGCTCGGTCCCAATGTTCACGGGGAATTGGCCCCCCTGCGGAGCATGCTGCTGCCGGAGGAGTGCGAGCAGTATCGCGAACTTGGCCGCCTGGCGGCGGACGCGATGGAGGCGACGCTGGCGAGTATCGAGGTGGGCACGTCGGAGAACGATATCAGCGCGCGCCTTATCTACGAGGGGCAGCGCCGGGGTTGTCAGGTGCCGGTGAGTCTGGTGGCGGCGGATGAGCGGATTACGCGTTATCGCCACCCCCTGCCCACGCTGCCGGGCACGGTGCATGAGCGAAACGTGAAGCGCTACGTCATGGTGGTGGCCGGCATGATCCGCGGGGGACTCTCTGTGTCGCTCACACGCTTCAAGCAGGTGGACACGCTGGACCCCGCGATAACGGATGCCTTCGCGCGAATTTGTGCGGTGGATGCGTGTATGCAGGAGGCGACCATGCCCGGCCGCACGCTCGGCGATGTATTTGTCGCGTGCCAGGATGCCTACCGGCGTTTCGGCTTCGTGGAGAACGAGTGGCATAACCATCACCAGGGCGGCAGCACGGGATTCGCGGGGCGAACCTGTAAGGCCACGCCGGGCGAGATATTTCCCTGCCTCGACGCCAACTGGGCCGAAGATTTTCGAAAGGGTGCGGACCTGGACGTACCCGTGGCCACGGCCTTCGCCTGGAACCCTTCCGCACCCGGCGTGAAATCGGAGGATACCTTCCTGTTGCATGAGGATGGGCGAAAGGAGATACTTTCCAGCACTCCGGGATTGCCGCGGGTTGACTTGGAAGGAATTCTCGGACGTCCGACGGCGGTGGTGAAATCGGGGATCGGTTGA
- a CDS encoding phytanoyl-CoA dioxygenase family protein: METALSPRAIYDRDGFVIFRDVLDADLIAEANAHVDWLLAKHPDLRPEQLHHYLCQHDPFWIRLVSDERLLDLAEQFIGPDIALYGTHYICKPPFDGQAVLWHQDGSYWPLEPMEVVTLWLALTDTTPENGCMRVIPGTQGMDLQALMQRTDVPNVLNSGMDEAIVDENAAVDCVMGPGDVSVHHPNVIHGSNANTSARWRRGLTIRYIPTSTRICLDTPEIHPSAFHLRGRDPGGVNRYNPRPVYVEGEWMPFRGCEDWRG; this comes from the coding sequence ATGGAAACCGCACTTTCGCCGCGCGCGATCTATGATCGGGATGGATTTGTAATCTTCCGGGACGTTCTTGACGCGGACCTCATCGCCGAAGCGAACGCCCATGTGGACTGGCTGCTGGCGAAGCACCCCGATTTACGGCCCGAGCAGCTCCACCACTATTTGTGCCAGCACGATCCTTTCTGGATCCGGCTGGTGAGCGATGAGCGCCTGCTGGATCTTGCGGAGCAGTTCATCGGCCCGGACATTGCCTTGTATGGCACCCACTACATCTGCAAGCCGCCCTTTGACGGTCAGGCGGTGCTGTGGCATCAGGATGGAAGCTATTGGCCCTTGGAGCCGATGGAGGTGGTTACACTCTGGCTGGCCCTGACGGACACCACCCCGGAGAATGGCTGCATGCGGGTCATCCCCGGAACACAGGGCATGGACCTTCAGGCGCTCATGCAGCGGACCGATGTGCCCAATGTACTGAACTCGGGGATGGACGAGGCGATCGTGGACGAGAACGCTGCGGTGGACTGCGTCATGGGTCCGGGCGACGTCTCGGTCCACCACCCCAACGTGATCCATGGTTCGAACGCCAACACTTCGGCGCGGTGGCGGCGCGGGCTCACGATTCGCTATATTCCGACCTCAACGCGGATTTGTCTGGATACGCCGGAAATTCACCCGAGCGCCTTCCACCTGCGGGGAAGAGACCCGGGCGGCGTGAACCGTTACAATCCCCGCCCGGTCTACGTGGAGGGGGAATGGATGCCATTCCGGGGCTGCGAGGATTGGCGGGGCTGA
- a CDS encoding GGDEF domain-containing protein: protein MDKQLTDHDTQDSIEAVTNVDSTMYLQPAVAAASPAHRVRASLIVLAGWEIGKEIEVSARSMVLGRSVDCDTCINSPSVSRQHAQIELVEENDERYFRVTDLGSSNGTHVNNTRTATTRLHDGDKVKMGDVLFKFVLQDEIDSQFHQHVHRLIHYDQLTGLLTMEAFRTRLVEELRLARPGMNFCLAMTDLDGLKKVNDTHGHLAGRMVVGGMGRIIRESVRPEDHAGLYGGDEAIILFPNATLAEAKEIAESLRAGIENYPFEHHGQAVRVTISQGLAEFPGHGTTPELLIAAADRALYAAKAAGRNCVRTAPYPEA from the coding sequence ATGGATAAGCAATTGACCGATCACGATACCCAAGACTCCATCGAAGCTGTCACGAATGTAGATTCCACCATGTACCTTCAGCCCGCCGTGGCGGCGGCAAGTCCGGCCCATCGTGTCCGGGCGAGCCTCATTGTGCTTGCGGGCTGGGAGATTGGGAAAGAAATCGAGGTTTCGGCCAGGTCCATGGTGCTGGGCCGTTCGGTGGACTGCGACACCTGTATCAATTCCCCCTCCGTCTCGCGGCAGCATGCCCAGATCGAGCTGGTGGAAGAAAATGACGAGCGTTATTTCCGGGTGACGGACCTGGGCAGCAGCAACGGCACCCACGTCAACAATACGCGCACCGCGACCACCCGTCTCCACGACGGGGACAAGGTCAAGATGGGCGATGTGCTCTTCAAGTTTGTGCTGCAGGACGAAATCGACTCTCAGTTCCATCAGCATGTCCACCGCCTGATTCACTACGATCAACTGACGGGGCTCCTGACCATGGAAGCCTTCCGCACGCGGCTGGTGGAAGAGTTGCGCCTGGCCCGCCCCGGAATGAACTTTTGCCTGGCGATGACCGATCTCGATGGCCTGAAGAAGGTCAACGATACCCACGGACACCTGGCGGGGCGCATGGTGGTGGGCGGAATGGGCCGCATCATCCGGGAATCGGTACGTCCGGAAGACCACGCGGGCCTCTATGGGGGCGACGAAGCCATTATTCTTTTCCCCAATGCAACGCTCGCGGAGGCCAAAGAAATTGCAGAGTCGCTCCGGGCCGGGATAGAGAATTACCCTTTCGAGCACCACGGACAGGCGGTTCGTGTGACGATCAGCCAGGGGCTGGCGGAATTCCCAGGCCACGGCACGACACCCGAGTTGCTGATCGCGGCGGCGGACCGGGCGCTTTACGCCGCGAAGGCCGCGGGTCGCAACTGCGTGCGCACGGCACCCTATCCGGAGGCTTAA